In a single window of the Bacillus clarus genome:
- a CDS encoding helix-turn-helix domain-containing protein, with amino-acid sequence MIKVHLARILEEKGLKIVDLVNMTGLHRNGISNLVNEKTKGIDFDTLEKICVALDCNLEDLLEIVKEEKDIAE; translated from the coding sequence GTGATTAAAGTACACTTGGCACGAATTTTAGAAGAAAAAGGTTTAAAGATTGTAGATTTAGTAAATATGACAGGATTGCATAGAAACGGAATTTCAAATTTAGTTAACGAAAAAACAAAGGGAATTGATTTTGATACTTTAGAAAAGATTTGTGTTGCATTGGATTGTAATTTAGAAGATTTATTAGAGATTGTAAAAGAGGAAAAGGATATCGCTGAATAA
- a CDS encoding TIGR04197 family type VII secretion effector: protein MGKFQSNLQTATQIATKMGLASDRLQSATSRSITKATRTTLSVNSKAQEANQQVLDLTKQFSAAFQQSVNNIHSVANEFERMDNELQNTFR, encoded by the coding sequence ATGGGAAAATTCCAAAGTAATTTACAAACAGCAACACAAATTGCTACGAAAATGGGATTAGCCTCTGACAGGCTTCAAAGTGCAACAAGTCGTTCTATAACAAAGGCGACGCGTACAACACTATCTGTTAATTCCAAAGCACAAGAAGCGAATCAACAAGTTTTAGATTTAACGAAACAATTTTCTGCCGCCTTTCAACAATCGGTTAATAATATTCATTCGGTAGCTAACGAGTTTGAGAGAATGGATAACGAACTTCAAAATACTTTTCGCTAA
- a CDS encoding DUF3958 family protein produces MSQDIEKQMNQLNQKLRIVFEEQNRNQSAIQTQEQVEEDFHAWKNQNHRLFDRILGTWHRDREMSLFFMNMSQDAQYIERKLTFELENQKETLLKEKRNLSDLENDLYYQKQNLAKEVNS; encoded by the coding sequence ATGAGTCAAGATATTGAAAAACAAATGAATCAATTAAATCAAAAATTACGAATTGTATTTGAAGAACAGAATCGGAATCAATCTGCGATTCAAACACAGGAACAAGTAGAAGAAGATTTTCATGCATGGAAAAATCAAAACCATCGTTTGTTTGACCGTATTTTAGGAACTTGGCATAGAGATAGAGAAATGTCATTGTTTTTTATGAATATGAGTCAAGATGCACAATATATTGAGCGAAAACTTACTTTTGAATTGGAAAATCAAAAAGAAACATTGCTTAAAGAAAAACGAAATCTTAGTGACTTAGAAAATGACCTTTACTATCAAAAACAAAATCTAGCAAAGGAGGTCAATTCATGA
- a CDS encoding contact-dependent growth inhibition system immunity protein — protein sequence MENKYSHYEELGDFLAGTFHQDIESPEEALNEFIMEVTKICIENTKNDILLFLNSNLTDSEKEEFIKYNAYIYFPALNLTAIEWLQQTLEILKEAIKSKE from the coding sequence ATGGAAAATAAATATAGCCATTATGAAGAATTAGGTGATTTCTTAGCAGGAACATTTCACCAAGATATTGAATCACCTGAGGAAGCTCTTAATGAATTTATAATGGAAGTTACTAAAATATGTATCGAAAATACCAAAAATGATATACTTTTGTTTTTAAACAGTAATCTAACTGATAGTGAAAAAGAGGAATTTATTAAATATAATGCTTACATTTATTTCCCTGCATTAAACTTAACAGCTATAGAATGGTTACAGCAGACCCTTGAAATACTAAAAGAAGCTATAAAAAGTAAAGAATAA
- a CDS encoding tyrosine-type recombinase/integrase — MNQLKDVQPIRDLEKINDFKWALRRHCSERDYILFLIGINTGLRVGDLLKLKVSDVKGKRKAIVKEGKTQKKRTIYLDSIYDEVQEYVSTLDSERLFPSRKGDKAISPTQAYRQLNKAADFAGVESVGNHTLRKSFGYWYYKQHKDVAELQKILNHSHPSITLRYIGITEEQIEDKLKTFKL; from the coding sequence ATGAATCAATTGAAAGACGTGCAACCTATTCGAGATTTAGAAAAGATTAACGATTTTAAGTGGGCGTTACGTAGGCATTGTAGTGAACGGGATTACATACTATTCCTGATCGGTATTAATACGGGATTACGTGTCGGTGATCTATTGAAGCTAAAGGTATCGGACGTAAAGGGGAAGCGTAAGGCAATCGTTAAGGAAGGCAAGACCCAAAAAAAACGTACTATCTATCTTGATTCAATATACGATGAGGTACAAGAATATGTATCTACATTAGATAGCGAGCGGTTGTTTCCATCACGCAAGGGAGACAAGGCGATATCACCAACGCAAGCATATCGTCAGTTAAATAAAGCGGCTGACTTTGCAGGAGTAGAAAGCGTAGGTAATCATACGTTAAGGAAATCGTTCGGATATTGGTACTATAAACAACACAAAGATGTAGCGGAGTTGCAAAAGATATTAAATCATAGTCATCCTTCGATAACATTACGATACATTGGAATTACAGAGGAACAAATTGAAGATAAATTAAAAACGTTTAAATTATAG